In Anaeromyxobacter sp., the following proteins share a genomic window:
- a CDS encoding FtsX-like permease family protein, whose protein sequence is MTAPPARPAAAPPGDRPRRSGDAARVLLRIAGRNLLASRARTVIIGLIVLAGSLIVVVGASVMDSIDRGMRTSIQGSLGGQLQVFNRSSEGQLELYGGLRGESLLDPIEDFARVKAALLAVPNVRMVVPMGIDQAMVATGNAFDVTLEKLRADTRRVEGGDRGPEALRAWRARQAHLRRMVGLLGEELAQARVLVDQDGPDWPERQQQKAWLDQAVAPAFWEGFEADPLPALEFLENRIAPLAMDSAFTFIRYVGTDVDAFMKAFELAEIAEGQVVPPGQRGILLGKQYAEEWLKLKNARRLDQIKDARDRFGRTLAKDEELQRWKKELQGRSREILLQLDPLQAEVAAARLRSALGAPDDEALPALLARLFDVDDASFDQRHDLFYRELAPLLRLYQISVGDVITIKAPGKTGAFNSVNVKVYGFIQFKGIEKSGIAGTTSVMDLQSFRDLYGYLTKDKADELAGLRAAQGARQLSREEAEAALFGGAAGPAPDQARQVDIDEGALLSGVAAKRQAAEALAGRVYTQEEIDRGVALNAAILLHDPARLEATRRDVQAAADAAGLGLTVVDWQTASGFVGQFVTVLRVVLYTSVVIFFAIALVIINNAMVMAALQRVKEIGTMRAIGAQRRFVVVMLLVEIAAVGLVFGLGGAALGAGVVALMRAFGGIPASTDLLFFLFSGPALLPRMGGASVAASLLLVLGVSVLSGLYPALIAMRVTPVEAMASDD, encoded by the coding sequence GTGACCGCGCCCCCCGCCCGCCCCGCCGCGGCGCCGCCGGGCGACCGGCCGCGCCGGAGCGGCGACGCCGCGCGCGTCCTCCTGCGCATCGCCGGGCGCAACCTGCTGGCCAGCCGCGCCCGCACCGTCATCATCGGCCTCATCGTCCTGGCCGGCTCGCTCATCGTGGTGGTGGGCGCCTCGGTGATGGACTCCATCGACCGCGGCATGCGCACCTCCATCCAGGGGTCGCTGGGCGGCCAGCTGCAGGTCTTCAACCGGTCCTCGGAGGGGCAGCTCGAGCTCTACGGCGGGCTGCGCGGGGAGTCGCTGCTCGACCCCATCGAGGACTTCGCCCGGGTCAAGGCGGCGCTGCTGGCCGTGCCCAACGTGCGGATGGTGGTGCCCATGGGCATCGACCAGGCCATGGTGGCCACCGGCAACGCCTTCGACGTGACCCTGGAGAAGCTGCGGGCCGACACCCGCCGCGTCGAGGGCGGCGACCGCGGGCCGGAGGCGCTGCGGGCCTGGCGGGCCAGGCAGGCCCACCTGCGGCGCATGGTGGGGCTGCTCGGCGAGGAGCTGGCCCAGGCCCGCGTGCTGGTGGACCAGGACGGGCCCGACTGGCCGGAGCGCCAGCAGCAGAAGGCCTGGCTGGACCAGGCGGTGGCGCCGGCCTTCTGGGAGGGCTTCGAGGCCGACCCGCTGCCGGCGCTGGAGTTCCTGGAGAACCGCATCGCCCCGCTGGCCATGGACTCGGCCTTCACCTTCATCCGCTACGTCGGCACCGACGTGGACGCCTTCATGAAGGCCTTCGAGCTGGCCGAGATCGCCGAGGGCCAGGTGGTGCCGCCGGGCCAGCGCGGCATCCTGCTCGGCAAGCAGTACGCCGAGGAGTGGCTCAAGCTGAAGAACGCCCGGCGCCTCGACCAGATCAAGGACGCCCGCGACCGCTTCGGGCGCACCCTGGCCAAGGACGAGGAGCTGCAGCGCTGGAAGAAGGAGCTGCAGGGGCGCAGCCGCGAGATCCTGCTGCAGCTCGATCCGCTGCAGGCCGAGGTGGCGGCGGCGCGGCTCCGGTCGGCCCTGGGCGCGCCGGACGACGAGGCGCTGCCGGCGCTGCTGGCGCGGCTCTTCGACGTGGACGACGCCAGCTTCGACCAGCGCCACGACCTCTTCTACCGCGAGCTGGCGCCGCTGCTGCGCCTCTACCAGATCAGCGTCGGCGACGTCATCACCATCAAGGCCCCCGGCAAGACCGGCGCCTTCAACTCGGTGAACGTCAAGGTCTACGGCTTCATCCAGTTCAAGGGGATCGAGAAGTCGGGCATCGCCGGCACCACCAGCGTGATGGACCTGCAGTCCTTCCGCGACCTGTACGGCTACCTCACCAAGGACAAGGCCGACGAGCTGGCCGGCCTGCGGGCCGCCCAGGGGGCGCGCCAGCTCTCGCGCGAGGAGGCCGAGGCGGCCCTCTTCGGCGGCGCCGCCGGGCCGGCCCCGGACCAGGCCCGCCAGGTGGACATCGACGAGGGGGCGCTGCTGTCCGGGGTGGCGGCCAAGCGCCAGGCCGCCGAGGCGCTGGCCGGGCGGGTCTACACCCAGGAGGAGATCGACCGGGGGGTGGCCCTCAACGCCGCCATCCTGCTGCACGACCCCGCCCGCCTGGAGGCCACCCGCCGGGACGTGCAGGCGGCCGCCGACGCGGCCGGCCTGGGGCTCACGGTGGTGGACTGGCAGACCGCCTCCGGCTTCGTGGGCCAGTTCGTCACCGTGCTCCGGGTGGTGCTCTACACCTCGGTGGTGATCTTCTTCGCCATCGCGCTGGTCATCATCAACAACGCCATGGTCATGGCGGCGCTGCAGCGGGTCAAGGAGATCGGCACCATGCGGGCCATCGGGGCGCAGCGCCGCTTCGTGGTGGTGATGCTGCTGGTGGAGATCGCCGCGGTGGGGCTGGTCTTCGGGCTGGGCGGCGCGGCGCTGGGCGCCGGGGTGGTGGCGCTCATGCGGGCCTTCGGCGGCATCCCGGCCTCCACCGACCTGCTCTTCTTCCTCTTCTCCGGGCCGGCGCTCCTGCCGCGCATGGGCGGCGCCAGCGTGGCCGCCTCCCTCCTGCTGGTGCTGGGCGTCAGCGTCCTCTCCGGCCTCTACCCGGCCCTCATCGCCATGCGGGTCACGCCCGTCGAGGCGATGGCCTCCGACGACTGA
- a CDS encoding ABC transporter ATP-binding protein → MSIISVRDVTKDYLLGKTQVHALRGVSLEVEQGEFLSIAGPSGSGKTTLLNLIGCVDTPTAGVVLVGGQDTAALSERDLTDLRLHQIGFIFQSFNLVQVLSVFQNVEFPLLLQGGLAAPARRERVAGLLEAVGLGAYGRHRPSELSGGQRQRVAVARALVTRPALVLADEPTANLDSVTGQNIIDLMRDLNRKDGTTFVFSTHDPKVMAHASAIVRIADGQVAAREVVGGVQAAGSPA, encoded by the coding sequence ATGTCGATCATCTCGGTGCGCGACGTCACCAAGGACTACCTGCTGGGCAAGACCCAGGTGCACGCCCTGCGCGGCGTGTCGCTGGAGGTGGAGCAGGGCGAGTTCCTCTCCATCGCCGGCCCCTCCGGCTCCGGCAAGACCACCCTGCTCAACCTCATCGGCTGCGTCGACACGCCCACCGCCGGGGTGGTGCTGGTGGGCGGGCAGGACACCGCGGCGCTCTCGGAGCGGGACCTGACCGACCTGCGCCTCCACCAGATCGGCTTCATCTTCCAGAGCTTCAACCTGGTGCAGGTGCTCTCGGTCTTCCAGAACGTCGAGTTCCCGCTGCTCCTGCAGGGCGGGCTGGCCGCGCCGGCGCGGCGCGAGCGGGTGGCCGGGCTGCTGGAGGCGGTGGGGCTGGGGGCCTACGGCCGGCACCGGCCCAGCGAGCTCTCCGGCGGGCAGCGGCAGCGGGTCGCGGTGGCGCGCGCCCTGGTGACCCGGCCGGCCCTGGTGCTGGCCGACGAGCCCACCGCCAACCTCGACTCGGTGACCGGGCAGAACATCATCGACCTGATGCGGGACCTCAACCGCAAGGACGGCACCACCTTCGTCTTCTCCACCCACGACCCCAAGGTGATGGCCCACGCCAGCGCCATCGTGCGCATCGCCGACGGGCAGGTGGCGGCGCGCGAGGTGGTGGGAGGCGTCCAGGCCGCCGGGAGCCCGGCGTGA
- a CDS encoding CPXCG motif-containing cysteine-rich protein, with translation MDFDVECPYCGEVVTIFIDPSGGESQTYVEDCPVCCRPWLVHAVEEEPGGFAVGVARQDE, from the coding sequence GTGGACTTCGACGTGGAGTGCCCCTACTGCGGTGAGGTGGTCACCATCTTCATCGACCCCTCGGGGGGCGAGTCGCAGACCTACGTGGAGGACTGCCCGGTCTGCTGCCGGCCGTGGCTGGTGCACGCCGTCGAGGAGGAGCCTGGTGGGTTCGCGGTGGGCGTGGCGCGCCAGGACGAGTGA
- a CDS encoding Smr/MutS family protein: MAGLKKALEAPAPRVKPAPPRPLPPPPPRERSEAELWAEATAGARQVDPGPGLAAPPTPRGPPEQIWYADLDAVDALRALVSGDAPFDIADGDEFIEGKVAGLDAGVMKKLRRGDYAVQGHLDLHGQTREEAKRAVELFLRDSRRSGKRCVVLVHGRGLHSRDQLPVLKEALRTWLGQGRFARHALAFSTARPADGGSGAVYVLLRRPGR; this comes from the coding sequence CTGGCCGGCCTGAAGAAGGCGCTGGAGGCGCCGGCGCCCAGGGTGAAGCCCGCGCCGCCGCGGCCGCTCCCGCCGCCGCCGCCGCGCGAGCGGAGCGAGGCCGAGCTGTGGGCCGAGGCCACCGCCGGCGCACGCCAGGTGGATCCGGGGCCCGGGCTGGCCGCCCCGCCCACCCCGCGAGGCCCGCCCGAGCAGATCTGGTACGCCGACCTCGACGCGGTGGACGCGCTGCGGGCCCTGGTGAGCGGCGACGCCCCCTTCGACATCGCCGACGGCGACGAGTTCATCGAGGGCAAGGTGGCCGGCCTGGACGCCGGCGTCATGAAGAAGCTGCGGCGCGGCGACTACGCCGTGCAGGGCCACCTCGACCTGCACGGGCAGACCCGCGAGGAGGCCAAGCGGGCGGTGGAGCTCTTCCTGCGGGACTCCCGCCGCAGCGGGAAGCGCTGCGTGGTGCTGGTGCACGGGCGGGGGCTCCACTCGCGCGACCAGCTGCCGGTCCTGAAGGAGGCGCTGCGGACCTGGCTCGGCCAGGGGCGCTTCGCCAGGCACGCCCTGGCCTTCTCCACGGCCCGGCCGGCCGACGGCGGCAGCGGGGCGGTCTACGTGCTGCTGCGCCGGCCAGGGCGCTGA
- a CDS encoding sigma-70 family RNA polymerase sigma factor — MSLEAKVKVLLLAGDRRGAASEAIRGLGPKVLGYLRSILRNDEDAADAFSHFAEDLWKGIGGFRGESSLKTWAYKLAWCSAMHIRSDAWKRLGRRLETGEASQLAAEVRTKSVVRDERQRLSLERLREALSAEEQTLLFLRLDQQLEWSEVAEVLSAGGPVVEAAALRKRYERLKERLAKLAREQGLTD, encoded by the coding sequence GTGTCGCTCGAGGCCAAGGTCAAGGTGCTCCTCCTCGCGGGGGACCGGCGGGGCGCCGCCTCCGAGGCGATCCGCGGGCTGGGCCCCAAGGTGCTCGGCTACCTGCGCTCCATCCTGCGCAACGACGAGGACGCCGCCGACGCCTTCAGCCACTTCGCCGAGGACCTGTGGAAGGGCATCGGCGGGTTCCGCGGCGAGTCGTCGCTCAAGACCTGGGCCTACAAGCTGGCCTGGTGCTCCGCCATGCACATCCGCTCCGACGCCTGGAAGCGGCTGGGGCGGCGGCTGGAGACCGGCGAGGCCTCGCAGCTGGCGGCCGAGGTGCGGACCAAGTCGGTGGTGCGCGACGAGCGGCAGCGGCTCTCGCTGGAGCGGCTGCGCGAGGCGCTCTCCGCCGAGGAGCAGACCCTGCTCTTCCTGCGCCTGGACCAGCAGCTGGAGTGGAGCGAGGTGGCCGAGGTGCTCTCGGCCGGGGGGCCGGTGGTCGAGGCGGCCGCCCTGCGGAAGCGCTACGAGCGGCTGAAGGAGCGGCTCGCCAAGCTGGCCAGGGAGCAGGGGTTGACGGACTAG
- a CDS encoding sigma-70 family RNA polymerase sigma factor: protein MTVEEQIKATLAGGDHRAAATEALRAYGPKILGYLQAVLRDEADAADAFSIFAEHLWRGLPTWRGQSSLKTWAFKLAWNAALNLKDEAWRRRGRRFKTGEASRLAEEIRTRTGLRVERQRQALDGLRAELTEEEQTLLVLRIDQQLAWEEIAEVMAVDDVPVDSAALRKRFERLKEKLTRLAKDRGLV, encoded by the coding sequence ATGACCGTGGAGGAGCAGATCAAGGCGACCCTGGCCGGAGGCGACCACCGCGCGGCGGCCACCGAGGCGCTGCGGGCCTACGGCCCCAAGATCCTGGGCTACCTGCAGGCCGTGCTGCGCGACGAGGCCGACGCCGCCGACGCCTTCTCCATCTTCGCCGAGCACCTGTGGCGCGGCCTGCCCACCTGGCGCGGCCAGTCGTCGCTCAAGACCTGGGCCTTCAAGCTCGCCTGGAACGCCGCCCTCAACCTGAAGGACGAGGCCTGGCGCCGCCGCGGCCGCCGCTTCAAGACCGGCGAGGCCTCGAGGCTGGCCGAGGAGATCCGCACCCGCACCGGCCTGCGGGTGGAGCGGCAGCGCCAGGCGCTCGACGGACTGCGGGCCGAGCTCACCGAGGAGGAGCAGACCCTGCTGGTGCTGCGCATCGACCAGCAGCTGGCCTGGGAGGAGATCGCCGAGGTCATGGCCGTGGACGACGTCCCGGTGGACTCGGCGGCCCTGCGCAAGCGCTTCGAGCGGCTCAAGGAGAAGCTGACCCGCCTGGCGAAGGACCGCGGGCTGGTCTAG
- a CDS encoding M36 family metallopeptidase translates to MSSIMTRQAPSALLLALLLAACGPPQSPPLAAPLAAPPSAPPAATPAQPRAPAAAGSPAGRPGNFNALALAAAGGGAPSSGAAVPRPAARAVGHMNQQLGVPSFLWGGPAGAPVARAGGVAPRGGPVEAARAHLVGLAPAYGLTAADVVGAEAARVHDTGRGPVVVTFRQAPGGVEVFRGEASVAMRRDLSLVAVSGSLAPTSALAAASARAAAPARAGRGAAGWTLDAPSALAAALTDLTGQAFAAADFAPAGRAGAFETFDLRPAAAVARAGRFLRPAGVRRTWFRLPGGLTPAWRVEVAYQRLGARETLSYGSVVAAGDGALLFRKDQQEHQAFSYRVWASDPATLLPDDGPQGLAGTPHPTGLLDGYQPPLAAQRLVTLQSLPFSRNDPWLPAGAVETSGNNADAYADLSAPDGFTSLVESSASLDQRAAVTAPGAFDHAYDLAQDPLASASQIQAAVTQLFYDVNALHDWFYDAGFDEAAGNAQALNFGRGGVEGDPLKVEAQDSSGTDNANMSTPADGFSPRMQMFLWSNSDLVKATVNAPAAQAGLKQAAPASFGPQAFELTGDLVPSQPADACAALANAATGPGQIALIDRGTCTFVEKVKAAQAAGYAGVLVRNVLATAAFLPMGGLDEAITIPALMVRKAVGDAIGEALGAGAVVNVTLQRIPGLRRDGTIDNLIVAHEWGHYLSNRLVQDAAGLDTVQARGMGEGWSDFVALLQAVRQEDALAAANAGWAGAYAASGWVATGLDATGAPNQGAYYGIRRTTYSTDLTRSPLTFRHVADGEALPVATPPLRFTGAPNSEVHNAGEVWASALWECYAALLRDTQGAAPRLSYAEASLRMREYLVAAFKLLPGSPTFLEGRDALLAAALAGDPVDAQRFWAAFATRGFGVGASGPTDRFGATNQGVVESFALGGELSLAGPPTLAVSPACDDGDATLDDGETATLTLRLVNTGSGDLPAGAATLTSSTPHLTFPDGGAVAVGPAVVGGEAVATARVSAGGATTAELAEVTLTFAGGYLARPTALSFQLRLDADVLAAASATDTLEAERFAWTPGADPALATDALFQRRTLSAVDHAIFGPDPDTTADITLTSPPLLVGTGPFTLGWRHTFWFEADPAGTPDRVFYDGGVVELSDDGGATWLDVGGPAYNGAISVTGFSNPLEGRPAFVDASPDHLTPGALVPVALDLARACSGGASCAGKSVLLRFRIGADLGFGVPDGWTIDDVAVGGLTNTPFDRLAPDAGRCVVPPPAAPASGGGCSSGGAAPGPLAWLVLGLLLLRPARRPSPSMAGAGSGRALRASRVPRHP, encoded by the coding sequence GTGTCGTCGATCATGACCCGCCAGGCCCCGTCCGCCCTGCTGCTCGCCCTCCTCCTCGCGGCCTGCGGCCCGCCGCAGAGCCCGCCCCTGGCCGCTCCCCTGGCCGCTCCCCCGAGCGCCCCACCGGCCGCCACCCCCGCGCAGCCGCGGGCGCCAGCCGCCGCCGGCAGCCCCGCCGGCCGGCCGGGCAACTTCAACGCCCTGGCCCTCGCCGCGGCCGGCGGCGGCGCCCCTTCGTCCGGCGCCGCCGTGCCCAGGCCCGCCGCCCGGGCGGTGGGCCACATGAACCAGCAGCTCGGCGTGCCCTCCTTCCTCTGGGGCGGGCCGGCCGGCGCCCCGGTCGCCCGGGCCGGCGGCGTCGCCCCGCGCGGCGGCCCGGTGGAGGCCGCCCGCGCCCACCTCGTCGGCCTGGCCCCCGCCTACGGCCTCACCGCCGCCGACGTCGTGGGCGCCGAGGCCGCCCGCGTCCACGACACCGGCCGCGGCCCGGTGGTGGTCACCTTCCGCCAGGCCCCCGGCGGCGTGGAGGTCTTCCGCGGGGAGGCCAGCGTGGCCATGCGCCGCGATCTCTCGCTGGTGGCCGTCTCCGGCAGCCTGGCCCCCACCTCCGCGCTGGCGGCCGCCTCGGCCCGCGCCGCCGCCCCGGCTCGCGCCGGCCGCGGCGCCGCCGGCTGGACGCTCGACGCCCCCTCGGCCCTGGCGGCCGCGCTCACCGACCTGACCGGCCAGGCCTTCGCCGCGGCCGACTTCGCCCCGGCCGGCCGCGCCGGCGCCTTCGAGACCTTCGACCTCCGACCCGCCGCCGCGGTCGCTCGCGCCGGGCGCTTCCTGCGCCCCGCCGGCGTGCGGCGGACCTGGTTCCGGCTGCCCGGCGGCCTCACGCCCGCCTGGCGGGTGGAGGTGGCCTACCAGCGGCTGGGCGCCCGCGAGACGCTCTCCTACGGCTCGGTGGTCGCGGCCGGCGACGGCGCGCTCCTGTTCCGCAAGGACCAGCAGGAGCACCAGGCCTTCAGCTACCGCGTCTGGGCCTCCGACCCCGCCACGTTGCTGCCCGACGACGGGCCCCAGGGGCTGGCCGGCACGCCGCACCCCACCGGCCTGCTCGACGGCTACCAGCCCCCGCTCGCCGCCCAGCGGCTGGTCACCCTGCAGAGCCTGCCCTTCAGCCGAAACGACCCGTGGCTGCCGGCCGGCGCCGTCGAGACCAGCGGCAACAACGCCGACGCCTACGCCGACCTGTCCGCGCCCGACGGCTTCACCTCGCTGGTGGAGAGCTCGGCCTCGCTCGACCAGCGCGCCGCGGTCACCGCCCCCGGCGCCTTCGACCACGCCTACGACCTGGCGCAGGATCCGCTGGCCTCCGCCAGCCAGATCCAGGCGGCCGTCACCCAGCTCTTCTACGACGTCAACGCCCTGCACGACTGGTTCTACGACGCCGGCTTCGACGAGGCGGCCGGCAACGCCCAGGCCCTCAACTTCGGCCGCGGCGGCGTCGAGGGCGACCCGCTGAAGGTGGAGGCGCAGGACAGCTCCGGCACCGACAACGCCAACATGTCCACGCCGGCGGACGGCTTCTCGCCCCGCATGCAGATGTTCCTCTGGAGCAACAGCGACCTGGTGAAGGCCACCGTCAACGCCCCCGCCGCCCAGGCCGGCCTGAAGCAGGCCGCGCCGGCGTCCTTCGGCCCGCAGGCCTTCGAGCTGACCGGCGACCTGGTCCCGTCGCAGCCGGCCGACGCCTGCGCCGCCCTGGCCAACGCGGCCACCGGGCCCGGCCAGATCGCCCTCATCGACCGCGGCACCTGCACCTTCGTGGAGAAGGTGAAGGCCGCCCAGGCCGCCGGCTACGCCGGGGTCCTGGTCCGCAACGTCCTGGCCACCGCGGCCTTCCTGCCCATGGGCGGCCTCGACGAGGCCATCACCATCCCGGCGCTGATGGTCCGCAAGGCCGTCGGCGACGCCATCGGCGAGGCGCTCGGCGCGGGCGCGGTGGTCAACGTGACGCTGCAGCGGATCCCCGGCCTGCGGCGCGACGGCACCATCGACAACCTCATCGTGGCCCACGAGTGGGGCCACTACCTGTCGAACCGCCTGGTGCAGGACGCCGCCGGCCTCGACACCGTGCAGGCCCGCGGCATGGGCGAGGGCTGGAGCGACTTCGTGGCCCTGCTGCAGGCGGTCCGCCAGGAGGACGCCCTGGCCGCCGCCAACGCCGGCTGGGCCGGCGCCTACGCCGCCTCCGGCTGGGTCGCGACCGGCCTCGACGCCACCGGCGCGCCCAACCAGGGCGCCTACTACGGCATCCGCCGCACCACCTACTCCACCGACCTCACCAGGTCGCCGCTCACCTTCCGCCACGTGGCCGACGGCGAGGCGCTGCCGGTGGCCACCCCGCCGCTGCGCTTCACCGGCGCGCCCAACTCCGAGGTCCACAACGCCGGCGAGGTCTGGGCCAGCGCCCTGTGGGAGTGCTACGCGGCGCTGCTGCGCGACACCCAGGGGGCCGCCCCGCGCCTCTCGTACGCCGAGGCCAGCCTGCGCATGCGCGAGTACCTGGTGGCGGCCTTCAAGCTCCTGCCCGGGTCGCCCACCTTCCTGGAGGGGCGCGACGCCCTGCTGGCGGCGGCCCTGGCCGGCGATCCGGTCGACGCCCAGCGCTTCTGGGCCGCCTTCGCCACCCGCGGCTTCGGCGTCGGCGCCTCGGGCCCGACCGACCGCTTCGGCGCCACCAACCAGGGCGTGGTCGAGAGCTTCGCGCTGGGCGGCGAGCTGTCGCTGGCCGGCCCGCCCACCCTCGCGGTGTCCCCGGCCTGCGACGACGGCGACGCCACCCTCGACGACGGCGAGACCGCCACCCTCACCCTGCGGCTGGTCAACACCGGCTCCGGCGACCTGCCCGCCGGCGCGGCCACCCTCACCTCCTCCACGCCCCACCTCACCTTCCCGGACGGCGGGGCCGTGGCCGTCGGCCCGGCCGTCGTGGGCGGCGAGGCGGTCGCCACGGCGCGGGTCTCGGCCGGCGGCGCCACCACCGCCGAGCTGGCCGAGGTGACCCTCACCTTCGCCGGCGGCTACCTGGCCAGGCCCACCGCCCTCTCCTTCCAGCTCCGGCTCGACGCCGACGTCCTCGCGGCCGCCTCGGCCACCGACACCCTGGAGGCCGAGCGCTTCGCCTGGACCCCGGGCGCCGATCCGGCCCTGGCCACCGACGCCCTCTTCCAGCGGCGCACCCTGAGCGCCGTGGACCACGCCATCTTCGGCCCGGACCCGGACACGACCGCCGACATCACGCTCACCTCGCCGCCCCTGCTGGTGGGCACCGGGCCCTTCACGCTCGGCTGGCGCCACACCTTCTGGTTCGAGGCCGATCCGGCCGGCACCCCGGACCGGGTCTTCTACGACGGCGGCGTGGTGGAGCTCTCCGACGACGGCGGCGCCACCTGGCTGGACGTCGGCGGCCCGGCCTACAACGGCGCCATCTCGGTCACCGGGTTCTCGAACCCGCTGGAGGGGCGCCCGGCCTTCGTGGACGCCAGCCCGGACCACCTCACCCCCGGCGCGCTGGTGCCGGTGGCGCTCGACCTGGCCCGCGCCTGCAGCGGCGGCGCGTCCTGCGCCGGCAAGTCGGTGCTGCTCCGCTTCCGCATCGGCGCCGACCTCGGCTTCGGGGTCCCGGACGGCTGGACCATCGACGACGTGGCGGTGGGCGGCCTCACCAACACCCCCTTCGACCGGCTGGCCCCCGACGCCGGGCGCTGCGTCGTGCCGCCGCCCGCCGCGCCCGCCTCCGGCGGCGGCTGCTCGTCCGGGGGCGCTGCTCCGGGCCCGCTGGCCTGGCTCGTCCTCGGCCTGCTCCTGCTGCGCCCGGCCCGCCGCCCGTCCCCCTCGATGGCGGGAGCCGGGTCGGGGCGGGCGCTCCGGGCCTCCCGGGTGCCCCGCCACCCGTGA